One Salvelinus namaycush isolate Seneca chromosome 29, SaNama_1.0, whole genome shotgun sequence genomic region harbors:
- the LOC120024249 gene encoding zona pellucida sperm-binding protein 2-like, which produces MTFHTPDPKVMLLTDAQEAGYGVMMTQTRLVIRSPYNMAETYSVEVAGVPMEVFSVSTYDKIGSLLVDSAAACPTGGVVFTDKVITWHVPRRITPLISSAVKILETHMGIYGQRLDKTKMAARHYKLSVTESHIIIEIPVGSPDGYYKSHAPDYSYHITYTVEPMLELLWRAENTQADTRYKVLFPITTPLMPRTPHVIDNTVPEQRVFEILLGTFLHDVELMNITFTTRVLTVAECNARGFDVQEHHFANTSKTFSIRVPFSDELVLKRNPDPLTTVYFLPLVFGLLVLPEQTPFPHPAELEASREDVVLPTITGSCDQESFYFSVKYGSQQDNFQTMMLHAGSWRELDTELAKLYSLTGNSTHFSIIVPFTAPAAAFELVHLKSIRARVDLLLLEMPNMWLLDDLSLACYFPLATTECYSNGTVTALAVKVESVSNLNPEYLTLRDQSCKPAFSNDRFAFFSFKLNSCGTTRTFFDNVMVYENEIALPYNTGKQSRKGPFTPEYRLTISCYYLLNYTKTMAFRASPRSTDPVADPGVGHLVVQIRLSQDSSYALFYQTEDYPVEKYLRQPLYFEVELMQSTDPQIELVLENCWATLHKDRTSLPSWDLIIDSCENLDDLYLTVFHPVVADTRIHVPAHIKRFSIKMFTFTKDDAVLKEQIFVHCDAVLCDTTKPDGICSGQCAKSLRYANSHRPTGSKRGLRAADASQYKKKISSGPVLLSDSNLFWKK; this is translated from the exons ATGACATTCCACACCCCTGACCCCAAGGTCATGTTGCTGACTGATGCTCAGGAGGCTGGTTATGGtgtgatgatgacacaaacaagACTGGTGATCCGAAGCCCCTACAACATGGCAGAGACTTATTCTGTAGAG GTGGCTGGAGTTCCTATGGAGGTCTTCAGTGTGTCCACTTATGACAAGATTGGCAGTTTGCTTGTGGATTCAGCTGCTGCCTGTCCTACTG GTGGTGTAGTCTTCACTGACAAGGTCATCACCTGGCATGTGCCTCGCCGCATCACCCCGCTGATTTCTAGTGCTGTTAAGATTCTGGAGACACACATGGGTATCTATGGACAGAGGCTGGACAAAACCAAGATGGCTGCCAGACACTACAAGCTGTCTGTCACGGAGTCTCACATCATCATTGAGATTCCAGTGGGGTCACCCGACGGCTACTACAAG AGTCATGCCCCAGATTATTCTTACCACATAACCTACACTGTTGAACCGATGCTTGAGTTGCTGTGGAGGGCAGAAAACACACAGGCTGACACAAGATACAAAGTCCTCTTCCCCATCACAACCCCTCTGATGCCCAGGACTCCACATGTTATTGACA ACACTGTTCCTGAGCAGAGAGTGTTTGAAATCCTTCTGGGGACTTTCCTCCATGATGTGGAGCTGATGAACATCACCTTCACCACCAGGGTGTTAACTGTTGCAGAGTGCAATGCCAGAGGCTTTGATGTCCAGGAGCACCACTTTGCTAACACCTCCAAGACCTTCTCAATACGAGTGCCCTTCTCAGATGAATTAGTCCTGAAACGA AACCCTGATCCCCTTACAACTGTGTACTTCCTCCCTCTGGTCTTCGGTCTGCTGGTCCTGCCTGAACAAACACCCTTCCCCCACCCTGCTGAGCTGGAGGCCTCCCGGGAAGATGTTG TTCTTCCCACAATCACCGGCAGCTGCGACCAGGAGAGCTTCTACTTCTCTGTAAAATACGGGAGCCAACAGGATAACTTCCAGACCATGATGCTTCATGCTGGGTCATGGAGGGAGCTGGATACTGAGCTGGCAAAGCTGTACAGTCTCACTGGCAACAGCACACACTTCAGTATCATAGTGCCCTTCACTGCACCTGCTGCAGCATTTGAG TTGGTTCATTTAAAATCTATCAGAGCCAGAGTGGACTTGCTGCTGTTGGAGATGCCTAACATGTGGCTACTCGATGACCTTTCACTTGCCTGCTACTTCCCCCTGGCTACAACTG AGTGCTACTCCAACGGCACAGTGACTGCACTGGCGGTTAAGGTGGAATCTGTTAGCAACTTGAACCCTGAATACCTGACCTTGAGGGACCAGTCATGTAAACCAGCCTTCAGCAATGACCGCTTTGCTTTCTTCTCCTTCAAACTCAACTCCTGTGGCACCACAAGAACA TTCTTTGACAATGTCATGGTGTATGAGAATGAAATTGCCTTGCCATACAACACAGGCAAACAAAGTAGGAAAGGTCCATTCACTCCAGAGTATCG ACTCACCATCTCTTGCTACTACCTGCTCAACTATACAAAAACCATGGCATTCCGTGCTAGCCCAAGGAGCACTGACCCCGTGGCAGATCCTGGGGTGGGACATCTGGTAGTCCAAATCAGACTGTCCCAGG ATAGCTCTTATGCCTTATTCTACCAAACTGAGGACTACCCAGTGGAGAAGTACTTGAGACAGCCTCTGTATTTTGAGGTGGAGCTGATGCAGTCCACTGACCCTCAAATAGAGTTGGTGTTGGAGAACTGCTGGGCCACACTGCACAAGGACAGGACTTCTCTTCCTAGCTGGGACCTCATCATTGACAG CTGTGAGAATCTTGATGACCTCTACCTCACTGTCTTCCATCCCGTCGTTGCAGACACAAGGATTCATGTCCCAGCTCACATCAAACGCTTCTCCATCAAGATGTTCACCTTCACCAAGGATGATGCAGTTCTGAAAGAACAG ATCTTTGTTCATTGTGACGCAGTCCTCTGTGACACCACCAAACCTGATGGCATCTGTTCAGGCCAGTGTGCAAAGTCCCTGAGGTATGCAAACTCTCACAGACCAACTGGCTCAAAAAGAG GTCTAAGAGCTGCAGATGCCAGCCAGTATAAGAAAAAGATCTCATCTGGACCTGTTCTTCTCTCTGACTCCAACTTGTTCTGGAAAAAATAA